One window of Curtobacterium sp. 458 genomic DNA carries:
- a CDS encoding DUF1349 domain-containing protein translates to MDDIAWSAGTWSNPPVAVATSEDGIRVSAAEGSDAWRLTSYGFVHDTEHALLAPFTNGTAMEVTFRLDLAEQFDQAGIFVSVDEATWIKAGVERSDGEDCLGAVVTRGFSDWSLSPAPEWHGRLVTIRASRSDDALTVRARVEDEPWRLVRVAPLDERAVVTAGPMCCAPSRPGFEVHFTAWQTGPADGSLHAD, encoded by the coding sequence ATGGACGACATCGCATGGAGTGCCGGGACGTGGAGCAACCCGCCCGTCGCGGTAGCGACCTCGGAAGACGGCATCCGCGTCAGCGCCGCGGAGGGCAGTGATGCCTGGCGGCTGACCTCCTACGGGTTCGTGCACGACACCGAGCACGCACTCCTGGCCCCGTTCACGAACGGCACCGCGATGGAGGTGACCTTCCGTTTGGACCTCGCCGAGCAGTTCGACCAGGCGGGGATCTTCGTCTCGGTCGACGAGGCGACCTGGATCAAGGCCGGGGTCGAGCGGAGCGACGGTGAGGACTGCCTCGGCGCTGTGGTCACGCGAGGGTTCTCGGACTGGTCCTTGTCCCCGGCCCCGGAGTGGCACGGCAGGCTCGTCACGATCCGCGCCAGTCGGTCTGACGACGCGCTCACGGTCCGCGCCCGCGTCGAGGACGAGCCGTGGCGGTTGGTGCGCGTCGCCCCGCTGGACGAGCGAGCCGTGGTCACTGCCGGGCCGATGTGCTGCGCACCGTCGCGTCCGGGCTTCGAGGTGCACTTCACCGCGTGGCAGACCGGCCCGGCTGACGGCAGTCTGCACGCGGACTGA
- a CDS encoding prenyltransferase/squalene oxidase repeat-containing protein gives MDDVVDWLLDSDPAIRWQVERDLVGAPVEVWRATRARVATEGFGAALLTHQDGDGQWAGGAYFPADFDPDGPEASAPGQPYTATTWALKDLREWGLGAAVLGDTAARVDANSRWEYDDLPYWGGEVDCCINAFTLANGAWLGADVDGIAQWLLDHQMDDGGWNCSWVDGSTVSSFHSTLNVIEGLLQHEVLTDGRHPLAADLRAARHRGAEYLLDRRLLHRKSDGALVGSWATEFAYPFRWKYTVLRATDHLRAAALRDGTAPDPRAAEAIEVVRAARGSDGRWVQGDRPPGRQWLEVDVPAGEPSRWLTLVGTRVLRWWDAPVTP, from the coding sequence ATGGACGACGTCGTCGACTGGCTGCTCGACTCCGATCCCGCGATCCGCTGGCAGGTGGAGCGGGACCTCGTCGGTGCGCCGGTCGAGGTCTGGCGGGCCACCCGCGCTCGCGTCGCCACGGAGGGGTTCGGCGCCGCGCTGCTCACCCACCAAGACGGCGACGGGCAGTGGGCCGGTGGCGCGTACTTCCCCGCCGACTTCGACCCCGACGGCCCCGAGGCATCGGCGCCCGGGCAGCCGTACACGGCGACCACGTGGGCACTCAAGGACCTGCGCGAGTGGGGACTCGGCGCCGCGGTCCTCGGAGACACCGCCGCACGCGTCGACGCGAACAGCCGGTGGGAGTACGACGACCTGCCCTACTGGGGCGGCGAGGTCGACTGCTGCATCAACGCCTTCACCCTCGCGAACGGCGCGTGGCTCGGAGCCGACGTCGACGGGATCGCGCAGTGGCTCCTCGACCACCAGATGGACGACGGCGGGTGGAACTGCTCCTGGGTCGACGGCTCCACCGTCTCGTCGTTCCACTCGACGCTCAACGTGATCGAGGGCCTCCTGCAGCACGAGGTCCTGACCGACGGGCGGCACCCGCTCGCCGCGGACCTCCGCGCAGCCCGACACCGGGGCGCCGAGTACCTGCTCGACCGTCGGCTGCTCCACCGGAAGTCCGACGGAGCGCTCGTCGGCTCGTGGGCGACCGAGTTCGCGTACCCGTTCCGGTGGAAGTACACCGTGCTCCGCGCGACCGACCACCTCCGGGCGGCGGCACTCCGGGACGGCACAGCACCCGACCCGCGCGCGGCCGAAGCGATCGAGGTCGTCCGCGCTGCCCGCGGTTCGGACGGACGATGGGTGCAGGGCGACCGACCACCGGGTCGGCAGTGGCTCGAGGTCGACGTCCCCGCGGGCGAGCCATCGCGGTGGCTCACGCTCGTCGGGACGCGGGTGCTGCGGTGGTGGGACGCTCCCGTCACTCCGTGA
- a CDS encoding NAD-dependent epimerase/dehydratase family protein, whose protein sequence is MRALVLGGTGWAGRAVVEHLLEGGAEVTCLARGESGTVPEGARLVRADRLSPGAYKAVHGEWDEVIELSHELDLVEPALDALADAAAHWTLVSTASVYARNDEPGADETADVVEPTDLSKYADAKVAAERSSAARLGSRLLIGRPGLIVGPGDPSDRFGYWPARLSGTGPVLTPTTSGRFVQVIDVADLAAWIGQAARAGHSGVVNAVGESVALADFLRTVASVTGFNGELVEVEDSELLAHAVRYWAGPRSLPLWLPLSDAAFAQRSSCAFSRTGGRVRPLGATARSVLEDERARSLDRVRRSGLSASEERAVLRQVRRRTSR, encoded by the coding sequence ATGCGAGCACTGGTGCTGGGCGGGACAGGGTGGGCCGGACGAGCGGTGGTCGAACACCTCCTCGAAGGAGGTGCCGAGGTCACGTGTCTCGCTCGAGGGGAGTCGGGGACCGTCCCGGAGGGTGCTCGTCTCGTCCGGGCTGATCGCCTGTCGCCGGGTGCGTACAAGGCCGTGCACGGCGAGTGGGACGAGGTCATCGAGCTCTCGCACGAGCTGGACCTCGTCGAGCCTGCCCTCGACGCCCTCGCTGACGCCGCGGCGCACTGGACACTGGTGTCCACCGCGTCCGTGTACGCCCGCAACGACGAACCCGGGGCGGACGAGACAGCCGACGTCGTCGAGCCGACGGACCTGTCGAAGTACGCGGATGCGAAGGTGGCGGCCGAACGCAGCTCCGCCGCTCGTCTCGGGTCCCGGCTGTTGATCGGTCGACCCGGCCTCATCGTCGGTCCCGGCGACCCCAGCGACCGGTTCGGGTACTGGCCCGCGCGGCTGAGCGGGACCGGACCCGTCCTGACCCCGACGACGTCGGGCCGCTTCGTGCAGGTCATCGACGTCGCCGACCTGGCAGCCTGGATCGGGCAGGCAGCACGAGCCGGTCACAGCGGCGTGGTCAACGCCGTGGGGGAGTCAGTCGCCTTGGCCGACTTCCTCCGGACCGTGGCGAGCGTCACCGGCTTCAACGGCGAACTCGTCGAGGTCGAGGACAGTGAGTTGCTCGCACACGCTGTTCGCTACTGGGCGGGGCCGCGATCCCTCCCGTTGTGGCTTCCACTATCGGATGCCGCCTTCGCGCAGCGGTCGTCGTGCGCCTTCTCACGCACGGGAGGTCGGGTACGGCCGTTGGGAGCAACGGCGCGCTCGGTGCTCGAGGACGAGCGCGCTCGCAGTCTCGATCGGGTCCGCCGCTCAGGTCTCAGCGCCTCCGAGGAGCGCGCCGTCCTCCGGCAGGTCCGGCGGAGGACCAGCCGCTAG